The stretch of DNA ATCTTGGTTTTCGTCAGCCTGCAGTTCAATAAGAAATGAACGAAATTCGTGAGATGTACAGTAACAATTATAAGTAGCATTTGAGTCTTGCCTTGTTAACTCAACCAAGATTATTATTACAATATTATATGTACGTAATGGCAAGGCCAGCAAATGGTACACACACCGTCTCTAAGAAAAGTCCTTCTCTGCCAATCAAATCTTCTAAAATCCTCTTCCAACCTTTATACAACATGTATATATGGGCTTTTCTATAAAGCAACGGCTGTAATCAAAGGGACATCTTCTGCGACACCAATCAAGGGCAAACTAACAAACAGCTTGGCAATTTTGATACACTATCATAGAACAAATAACATATTTAGAggtttcactactacaaaaacaccctttagaggcggtttttaagccctttcagcgtcggtttttgcgaaattcgctaccgacgctgatcagggcgacgctaaaggatttatatgaaccgacgccatatatacccctatggcgtcggttattatctaggaaccgacgccataagggtatatatggcgtcggttcctagccaataaccgacgccatatgtggcgtagcaaccgacgccaaaagtgagcagatttcagtttttttcattttttttaatttaattatataattttaattttatatatattaatttatatattattttatttaatttaaattacatatttatttaaattttaaattacatatttatttaatttaattatatattaattacattttaaattaaatagtaattaaatttgggtaaaaacataatttgatttcataaaagtaattaaatattacacaaacatgtaaaattagttaaaaatattaataagttaataaatctaactacaagttaatctataaaaattacataatgaagaaaaatttttcgacctttgaacctcaatcgtcaccgtgaatcaccgccatcaattgttcgatccactttcgttgtagtggtaacaattctGTTTTTAGATcatattgcttcttacccccaaactgttaaaaaaattaaaaatttatattagtttatgtatatgtatattatatatttgttattatagaatttgtatactataatcaataattaaaacttacagctttttgatcttgtatgtaacggttggggttggcacgtgcgacgatgtcagtgatatatttcaaaacataaaaaccgcattcttggcttttaggttgtcttggacagtttgcttgtgaaattccttgccacgggccaagatactcatgtgcgtcccctatatacatgaatgccctgtttgggaaaattatattagcatttcaattcgttagttaatttaaattcgttacataagaagtcattaaattattaccttccgatcatttgttttatttattcggGAATTGGGCAGCCTTTtacagggtttaaatggataattttccttggcgcaaccaccactagtgtccaatgcatcctagaaaattatattggaatataagtaagatagtataaaaataatttgaagacataatatagaaatgaacaattaacactaaagaatttaataaagtttacccgatattccaaggaataaagaacatttggtggttgttgttcattaatgataaccaattagccaatcgtcttgccgcatcgtcaaaagactgactctgttcttcatcgttgatcccatgcactgtgagaagctctgggtcgtaaaacttgaaaatttttctcagaccgttgatgctctcccatatgtgcctgccaaaaaaagtgttagtgccttataataatttaactataatttgatataaggttaattagattaaagaagagtatacatcattccaaacagcattccctggttgccgatgtagttacacgtagcaaccggctgcaaatcctctccagataaaatgatctgggtacgcggtgcaatgaatcctcgggggacagaaattgtgattatatcacgtttatctttgagccttaggaattcatgaatcatccattttagcgaattagggatcaacgccatcttctcttccgtgaacaagtcatcttcccgtgcaccacggctttgtggagaaagcatcggagctttcccctttgacgcatcacgtcttgagggcggttgagcgagtggaccctaaacaaaacagaacataatatatatatatcaaattttatctaaattctaccgaaatttcggcagcataacggttgtaattgaatgaccccaaaaattttgaacatggctgtataacgacaaataacacatatataacagtagtttgttcatccatcccaccgtaggacatatattcgcagaacctacttcactacggatgaatattgaagatattcaaactccactaatcattaataattaatttcagttgagaagttacctcggttgttaaaattaagtgtttaggccaaggaaggaacatctggtacacgtccctaacatatctgaactcttcaattgggactgggatttcagcgtcctcttgcaggatttccgaaaccatgatccgagcatgtgaatcatcgtaatcctggcagtgaactttgatcgtacccacatgctcgtacaaataccctcgggccacaatattgtcgatgttgtcagagcagagatgtacttgctgattaagggccgcatggtcatcaaaattgtataggataccttggtcgttgagggaaatgaACTCCTCAAAGAtaaatttgtggttgtacctcatcctgaggagcgtatggttgtggaacatacgcctcaccagccacctctccttcttccttgttcggcagcgttcctctgctgcttaagggattggacttcggcttttaatttttcaatctccttcgcttgccgagccacaacatcagacacttcccttttcttcctgccgaatagttgagatgccctggtcaggaacctacaaatcataaaaagcaaattagcaacgattttatttgtgtaactaaataaataacatttgaagtaatagcatacccagcagccctgacacgtccaggatgctctggtgtcccgagcgcctgcgtcaggatatcgttttggccctggacctgaatttgtccctgactaagcttctcctctaattgagcctaatgcacgcatatattcaagcaattagtatatgaattatatacactaactcatgagtagaactcaattaacgattaatatatacttactatcttctctgcaatttccttgtcgtaatcagtgacaagttttctactcttggtgccagatttaatccaaacacggtggcgggggggatctgcaacttcgaggtcctttttctacatagcgttataacaatgaaattagtaccaattaaattgtatagcacattaaattttaagccttacttaccacagcttcccgtacgttcaccattccactccgaccacttcgatgtctggattgaatttttgaggaacgttcacgttgcaccttactcaattcctacaatgccaaaaaaatacattagatacatgtacgtttatttaagagtttatcttggtgttaatataattagcgaaccagaaattcaggagttagtcgactttcaacaaatttgcaccaatcagcagcgtcgatctcggggtgcttttcagggacttgtgccagtcgtcccgcatcattctctttcaacgcgggcattatgatgtcttttgtcatcctattcttgaagtctttcattaacttcccagctaggatgagacaatcatgtttgaaggtgtccggcacaatgaaccccgtctattttgaaggaaaacaaacacggttagagtcaacatttgaagtaatagaaaaacaaatcaaaattctaacaaataatagcttacctgaatgtctttccaaactttatttttcagagtcgggttgacttctttccagtttttataggccaaccctattgtctgccgacatctgactcctagagtggatacgagcttcgcatagctttttccacagtattgacctttatcattaacttcgagggccactcttttgccctgatccattagtttggatatttcattcatttgcgtcggccctcgtgtaggtattgtgGTTGGACACTCATTTTCTGCTCCCGAATCAGATCCTGATTCCGAGTTTGCcatgtctacaccattaacaaacaaacttcaaagttagctatatatataacaagtagtgtatatgaaatattaaaagcataaacaataTGTTAATGATTTAGGAGCATTCACAACCACAATATAAAGTAAGCTATATATCAAGTCATTCCCGAGTTGGAGTATGTTAATGGAAGTAAGTCTCGTTCGATTTCTTTGGGTTTCTATTTTAGGTTAACAGAACAATGAATCAATGATTTAAGCATAAGAAATGTGTTTTTTGCTttaatttacttttattatttttatctgtTATTGCATTTGTATTCTTCTTCCAAAATTaaagtaacttttttttattactattattatgtgTAATGATGAATGACTTTTAGCTTAAGGATTGTAATTTTAGTAAAGTGTTAAACATGTTGTGGACCATGTAGCTAATCATTACAATGGTCATCAATTATACCCAAAAAGAAGATGATTGAAATGATAttgggatttatttttattttttttattagttatgGCAAAGATGAATTTTTGGGCATGTTTGATTccaattttgaaagaaattttaaaattaaggtcACCATTTTCACTAGATTAGTAAGCTAACATAACAAATGGTTAGATTATTTTTTAGTGACCTAACAtcttattactatgttataGCTAATTAGTTCTTTGGGTgatgtaaatattaatattttttagtaagatttatcctaattctaccgaaatttcggcagcacaacggctgtaattggacgttcccaaaaattttaaaagtgcctaaaataacaaacataaCAGATaaccaatacaaaatttatccacccatccgaccgcagtacatgtattcgtagaacctacttcactacggatgaatatttaagatattcaaactcaactaacatgcattgataattaattatataataagaaaaagttagttaaagtatatacctatcAATGCAAGCTCAAATAcactacacacaaaattataccgaacctacaatataaacaaatacaacgaaattgcaaaaataattatttcattacttataactagttattaaaaatagtaacaagttacttagttactaaattatacatacatatatatataatcaattatatctcacactattatctcaaaaaaaaattatttcccacactaatttaattttaaaatttttatttctaaactatacACACACtaatatacacacattatatacacacatattcaataaaatataaaattacatatatatactatatattgagctttaaatttttacctaataaccgcaatccgacgagCAATTCCGTAAAAAATCCGGGCACTATACACATACAACACAACAATATtaccattaaaattaaaaaacccaaaaaataatttacaaaaactaaaaataaaacaatgtacattataaaaatgaatagaaactatatttataccttaaaagaggttgagattcaatgttttctcaacaaaaaatgGTGGCCGGAGTTATACCCACTATTTTTGTATAGGTTCGGATGACAGTGAAatagggaaaaaaaattaaaactttttgggTGTATAggattaagtatcgaaaatagaagattttgcaacaaaaatgggctcaaatggttgagaaatgggggAGAAATGGGTGGTGGAGGCGGTGGTCGGCGAGGGTTTTTCGTCTCTGCAGCTGGGTGCTGGTTTGGCTTTGGCTGGGTTTGGTCGAGTGAGGAAGAAAGCTGAGTCGAAGGGGTTGTTTTataaccctatgccgtcggttcctttataggaaccgacggcatagggctgaacctaaaaaaaaaaatttatttcccaaccgcctctaaatggtataatgcaattttatacctacggtttttatcaaaaaaccgcctctaaatgtcaatttcgaaaaaaacgggtattttcacaccctttagcttccctttttataagtgGGAGTGAAAAAACAGCCTCTAAAGGCCAAGATTGTAGTAGTATTTTACTTCAACGTTTCAAGTTCTTGTAaacaaatgaaatgaaatgaaataaaataaaattgcttaCTTGATCTCCATTGGCTTTTCAACTCAGGTATTTGAGCAATTAATTCATCCATGTAGGAGAAATAAGAGTGGAAGCAAAAATctattaaatctatatataaccACAATGCAGCTTCCCTTGACAGTAGACCAACAACCATCCTGGTAGAAAAGAGAGCTCATCATTGTGCTTCTAAAAAGCTTTATTATGATCATCTCATCTGGCATGAACATGACGCCGAAAACGCCAAAGATGACGGCGATAAATCCCGAGTAATCCCGATTTTTCTTCTTCCCCCAAACTTTGAAATAAAAGTTCAATCTTAGAACTAATTTAACACCAATTGTTCTTCTTCCCCCAAACTATCActtcttaaaaaaattcttcCCCGCGGCTGACAAATATTTAGCTCACGCTTTGGCTAAATGTACTTTTTAAACCAAGATCAGAAGAATTCTGGTAATATCCAGAGTTGTAGAAGGCCATTGAGGACTAATTCACGAGTTAAATAATGTGTGTTATCTTGAGATTGAGACTCCTCTTTAGAATTGGAGCTGTTGTTGTAGTAAAGGCTCTTCTAGTGGATCTGCAGCAGTGGTGGCTGCTGGATTATGTCCTGTCGCCCTAGGGGTTGACGGCGGAGGTACACTACATTAGACACACCAAAAATTAAGAGGCTGTTTGGCTTTAcagtttaaaaactgttttttgttttttaaaactgaaaacggtttttaaaaactattaggAGTTGTTTGGCAAAAAATTTTAAagactgtttttaaaaaattgagttttaaaaaactaaaaaacagaaaacataaaaaagttattttcaattttcaaaaacaatttttttgtctaacatattgtattttatattctgcTCACATACTCGAATTCTAGACCCAAAACcatacccgaacctagacctgaaTGGATTAATGTCATGGTATGGtgttaaaattttcaaaaataaagtttttttgtctgacatattatattttttttcctaagaaaaaatctaaaaacagtttttaaaaatttgtgccaaataccattaaatttttaaaatgacaaaaaactgttttctattctcacttttaaaaacacaaattttaaaaactgaaaattgaaaaacaaaccCAAACAAGCTCTAAATTTTTAttactttaatatttttataaaataataaagtaaaatcATACAATTGatcaaaaaaaagtaaaatcatACATAAATGGGTAGTACGTCTCATTATTAACTAGCTAGAGTTCAAGTGACACTACAAGAAAAccaacttttgccggcgcatttttgcgccggcaaaagtacactaactgcgccggcaaagctttgccggcgcagttgtgcgccggcaaagcttatctgggaagcttggtcggtaaaagactttttaccggcgcgtagagtaaatgcgccggtaaaacttCCTTTTACCGGCGAGAAATCACGCCGGTAAAAAATAAGCGCCGGTGTTAAAAAATGCCCTTATCCGCTATGAACCTGCTTTGATAaagttttgccggcgcaatagtgcgccggcaaaactattggcgccaatctgacagttggcgccaatagtttttggctacttttaccggcgcagtaatgcgccggcaaaagtattaatttttatttttaaaaaaaattaattaattataatattaattaattaaatataattaattaatttttttaaataattataatattatattaacaaaaaaaccaacataatttacattaaaaaataaacgaacattaattatattatgttctactaaaatcagtatataaacaaaatgttaaatgtttgaacgagataataaaaaaaaatacagttctATAGGCGGGTAATGTCGTCATCGTTGTTTCTCTGAGTCTCGGGAGGCTGCGATGACGATCCAGCACCAGGAGCAGCCGATGATCCAGCACCAGGAGTGGGCAATGGTGGAAGATCCATGGGAGGCAAGTTGAAACCCGGCACAGCTCGAGAAAGATACTCAAACTGATCTTGGAATCGTCTGAGGTAGAGTTGTTGTGTCTCATACTGCTGCCTCGTATGTTGAGTTGTCTGCTCCGCTTCCTCTACTTTTTTCTGTAAAGCCTCGTACTGTTCCATTGTAACAGTCGGTGGGGCTGAAGGATGCGTGGCAGGTGCTCTTTTGGCCCCAACTCCCTTCAGTCTGGGGAGATGGCCAAAGCCTCTAAGATGTCGAGATCGTTCCCCGAGTACTTGCGTCATAACAGGTAAGTCTCGGGGGTACTGTGTAGGATCGACAGCAGGCTCATCGGGCTCATCTTCAGTGGGCGCTGGTTGAGTTGCCGCtatttcaaccatttgctcctaaaacaaacaaataagttaaatggttaattattaacaaaaaaaaagttaaatggttaattttaatacaaaataaattgaaagaaataaataaaaattgaattaaaatgtaAACTTACGTAAGCTTGTTGTGCGTACTCGTTGCGCCAATTGTTGCCTTTAtggtgaaacttttgaaaagtttccaCCGCAGTTGACAGTTCTCCTATGTCGGGGTTAGCCTatttcaagagaaaatatattagtattgttattttactagaaaaatttaaatgaatgatagttaaatataaacttaccccctcgacaacatgtgaaacaataggcttggagccccagcct from Cannabis sativa cultivar Pink pepper isolate KNU-18-1 chromosome 2, ASM2916894v1, whole genome shotgun sequence encodes:
- the LOC133034058 gene encoding uncharacterized protein LOC133034058; translation: MRYNHKFIFEEFISLNDQGILYNFDDHAALNQQVHLCSDNIDNIVARGYLYEHVGTIKVHCQDYDDSHARIMVSEILQEDAEIPVPIEEFRYVRDVYQMFLPWPKHLILTTEGPLAQPPSRRDASKGKAPMLSPQSRGAREDDLFTEEKMALIPNSLKWMIHEFLRLKDKRDIITISVPRGFIAPRTQIILSGEDLQPVATCNYIGNQGMLFGMMHIWESINGLRKIFKFYDPELLTVHGINDEEQSQSFDDAARRLANWLSLMNNNHQMFFIPWNIG
- the LOC133034646 gene encoding uncharacterized protein LOC133034646, with amino-acid sequence MVEIAATQPAPTEDEPDEPAVDPTQYPRDLPVMTQVLGERSRHLRGFGHLPRLKGVGAKRAPATHPSAPPTVTMEQYEALQKKVEEAEQTTQHTRQQYETQQLYLRRFQDQFEYLSRAVPGFNLPPMDLPPLPTPGAGSSAAPGAGSSSQPPETQRNNDDDITRL